The sequence ACAATTATATCAAAAGAGGTTCTTCATAAATTCTTATGTTTCAATCAATTCCAATTTGTCAAAAGCATTTTTCAATTCATCAAAAGATTTTATCCAGCCAACATTTATTGCAAAA is a genomic window of Thiovulum sp. ES containing:
- a CDS encoding hypothetical protein (IMG reference gene:2508610214_SP), whose protein sequence is FAINVGWIKSFDELKNAFDKLELIET